One segment of Nostoc flagelliforme CCNUN1 DNA contains the following:
- a CDS encoding class I SAM-dependent methyltransferase encodes MKDIFFCPEESNFYSNCLENFVFRNCKNYESIVEFGSGDGSPVINSLLRNNFDGVIQGFELNTSAWKVANSTIDEYNLTNKYIIHNLSLFNSSQPDAEYLVANPPYLPAPDDDIYMPLLFGGVDGATITNDLLSLGYENVLVLISSFSNPTSTLNLAKENGYCVQNFMVLPLQFGYYSSDPKVKNHIEELRKNNMAFYSGDYYFLAGVLFNKCQDSVVDLSNQLAQVMTSL; translated from the coding sequence ATGAAAGATATCTTTTTTTGTCCTGAAGAATCTAATTTTTACTCAAACTGTTTAGAAAATTTTGTTTTCAGAAATTGTAAAAATTACGAATCTATTGTGGAGTTTGGCTCAGGAGATGGCAGCCCTGTAATTAATTCCTTATTAAGAAATAACTTTGATGGCGTAATCCAAGGATTTGAATTAAATACCTCTGCATGGAAAGTCGCAAATTCAACTATCGATGAATATAATCTCACTAATAAATACATAATCCATAATTTATCTTTGTTTAATTCTTCTCAACCCGATGCCGAGTATCTTGTAGCCAATCCGCCCTATCTCCCAGCACCAGATGACGATATTTATATGCCACTCTTATTTGGGGGCGTAGATGGAGCCACAATTACCAACGATCTTTTGTCGTTAGGTTACGAAAATGTGTTGGTTCTAATATCTAGTTTTTCTAATCCAACAAGTACGCTGAACCTAGCAAAAGAAAATGGATATTGTGTTCAAAATTTCATGGTGTTACCTTTACAGTTCGGCTACTATAGCTCTGATCCCAAGGTAAAAAACCACATAGAAGAACTCCGAAAAAATAACATGGCATTTTATTCTGGCGATTATTATTTTCTAGCTGGCGTTTTATTTAACAAATGCCAGGATTCTGTAGTTGATTTATCTAATCAATTGGCTCAGGTTATGACTAGCTTGTGA
- a CDS encoding helix-turn-helix domain-containing protein: protein MPVSYSGDLRRRVIKAWEAKEGSQRQLAERFKVSLSFVRNLLRHYRQDGQIEAKRRGGYQKPTIQTEHLSWLQSLVEEKNDLLLRELCARYQEKTGIRVSIPTMHRAIEKLSLRCKKKVFMPASKIRPECKS from the coding sequence ATGCCAGTATCTTACTCAGGTGATTTGCGTCGTCGTGTGATTAAAGCATGGGAAGCAAAGGAAGGGTCTCAACGTCAATTGGCTGAAAGATTCAAGGTCAGCTTGTCATTTGTGCGAAATCTGTTGCGTCATTATCGTCAAGATGGACAAATTGAAGCGAAACGACGTGGAGGATACCAAAAGCCAACAATTCAAACCGAGCATCTGAGCTGGCTCCAATCTCTGGTTGAGGAGAAAAATGATTTGTTGTTGAGAGAATTATGCGCTCGCTATCAAGAAAAGACAGGGATTAGGGTGAGTATTCCGACAATGCATCGTGCGATAGAAAAATTAAGCTTACGCTGTAAAAAAAAAGTCTTTATGCCAGCGAGCAAGATACGCCCAGAGTGCAAGAGTTAA
- a CDS encoding iron-containing redox enzyme family protein: MQSNLVIFPNAGAAKKSTQTEERTITKYDRAEEQFIELLAMEDLDHQLDVKPEIATEFEQALSRAIRAAYKNDRSDEQAHRFLQRILYRINRLKLFWYDDLQNYTNERSLYLCSCRDQIEAAWQKWELAQIDVAALQRLDVKQALIERTSADLDPVLSESSRYIREEMTESGYRHLLAIGSFDGLVEASHLSRILGGVANEVQCTLMRVLIEEYGNGRLSRKHSTFFAQMLAEFGMNTQPEAYLDLVPWEVLASTNHNFLVTERKRYFLRYGGGLTYFEVAGPAVYKNYMVAAQRLGLSEVAVGYWELHIREDERHGRWMLDDVALPLAERYPNDAWELVLGYDQQKLMSDRAGSAVVRSIREAKQSA, translated from the coding sequence ATGCAAAGCAATTTAGTTATATTTCCTAACGCTGGGGCTGCGAAAAAGAGTACGCAAACAGAAGAAAGAACAATTACCAAGTACGACCGTGCTGAGGAGCAATTTATAGAACTGCTAGCAATGGAGGATTTGGATCATCAACTAGATGTAAAACCCGAAATAGCTACTGAGTTTGAACAGGCGCTCTCAAGGGCAATTCGCGCCGCCTATAAAAACGATCGCTCTGATGAACAGGCTCACCGTTTTCTGCAACGCATACTTTATCGAATTAATCGGCTAAAGCTGTTTTGGTATGACGATTTGCAAAATTATACTAATGAGCGATCGCTTTACTTGTGCTCATGTCGTGACCAAATTGAAGCTGCTTGGCAAAAGTGGGAACTGGCACAAATCGATGTGGCTGCACTGCAACGATTAGATGTGAAACAAGCGCTAATTGAGCGCACATCTGCCGATTTAGACCCGGTTTTGTCGGAGAGTAGCCGCTACATTCGTGAGGAAATGACTGAATCTGGCTATCGTCACCTGCTAGCGATCGGTTCTTTTGATGGCTTGGTTGAAGCTAGTCATCTTTCCCGCATTTTGGGTGGTGTTGCTAATGAAGTGCAGTGTACGCTGATGCGAGTACTAATAGAAGAATACGGCAATGGTCGTTTATCTCGCAAGCACTCTACATTTTTTGCCCAAATGCTTGCTGAGTTTGGAATGAATACTCAACCAGAGGCATATTTAGATTTAGTACCTTGGGAAGTTTTGGCTTCTACCAATCATAACTTTCTGGTGACTGAGCGCAAACGCTATTTCCTGCGTTATGGCGGCGGATTGACCTATTTTGAGGTGGCTGGCCCTGCGGTTTACAAAAATTATATGGTGGCGGCGCAACGACTCGGACTCTCAGAAGTAGCGGTGGGTTATTGGGAACTACACATCAGGGAAGATGAACGCCACGGCCGTTGGATGTTAGATGATGTGGCTTTGCCATTAGCAGAACGATATCCCAATGATGCCTGGGAATTAGTGCTTGGGTACGACCAGCAGAAACTGATGAGCGATCGCGCGGGTAGTGCTGTTGTGCGATCAATACGTGAAGCAAAACAATCCGCCTGA
- a CDS encoding transposase, whose amino-acid sequence MVSYVEQTTFWSMLRKERFFSLTMTLDQLKQFRSGVYTILGNGKDALFDLMDAVLVTRSVYSFVELSLSPVFRRRWSSIYEALEDSNPPREELMQLYIKQLPQTEQLVLAGDHTAWPRLEAVTLKERTYEHQTQPMSGTKPVTLGQGYSTISIIPETKGSWALPLLHERITSFSNPIEKAASQLRLVCQHLPTRPMTLWDAEYGCASFVKQTADIAADPKPRGKSPGWPQGQPRNRRIRYPTVKKGTLKQKKQLSKSA is encoded by the coding sequence GTGGTCAGTTATGTTGAACAGACCACTTTTTGGTCAATGCTGAGAAAAGAAAGATTTTTCAGCTTGACCATGACATTAGATCAGCTTAAACAATTCCGTTCTGGTGTGTACACCATTCTGGGTAATGGCAAAGATGCTCTGTTTGACTTAATGGACGCAGTGTTAGTTACACGCAGTGTTTATTCGTTTGTGGAACTATCGCTATCTCCAGTATTTCGACGGAGGTGGTCGAGTATTTATGAAGCTCTAGAAGACAGTAATCCACCAAGAGAAGAATTGATGCAGTTGTATATCAAACAACTTCCCCAAACAGAGCAACTGGTTTTGGCAGGAGATCACACAGCTTGGCCAAGATTGGAGGCAGTCACGCTCAAAGAACGTACTTACGAACATCAAACGCAACCAATGTCAGGGACGAAACCCGTCACATTGGGGCAAGGCTATAGTACTATAAGTATCATTCCAGAAACCAAAGGTAGTTGGGCGTTACCACTATTACATGAGCGGATCACCAGTTTTTCTAATCCGATTGAAAAAGCAGCATCCCAACTAAGACTTGTTTGCCAACATCTGCCCACACGCCCCATGACTTTATGGGATGCTGAATACGGCTGTGCCAGCTTTGTCAAACAGACAGCTGATATTGCTGCTGACCCCAAACCCCGTGGAAAGTCTCCTGGTTGGCCACAAGGGCAGCCACGAAACCGTAGAATTCGTTATCCAACTGTTAAAAAAGGTACTTTGAAACAAAAAAAACAACTGTCAAAGTCGGCTTGA
- a CDS encoding IS630 family transposase: protein MQELRHDYRRWLDQIDVKNLIFVDEAGINLSMSRLFARAVDGERAVGSIPKSKSGNVSLIGALNIDGLIASMTVPGSTNTEVFLTYVTQVLLPQLWKGAIVVMDNLKVHHAERVRIAIESVGAKVKFLPPYSPDLSPIELCWSKLKQFLRSCEARTPDSLDQAMALAVNYITEDDAFGWFNHCGLFT from the coding sequence GTGCAAGAGTTAAGACATGACTATCGGCGTTGGTTAGATCAGATTGATGTTAAAAATTTAATATTTGTCGATGAAGCGGGAATAAATTTGTCAATGTCGCGCTTGTTCGCCAGAGCCGTTGATGGCGAACGAGCCGTGGGTAGTATCCCAAAAAGCAAGAGTGGCAACGTTTCTTTGATTGGGGCTTTAAACATTGATGGACTGATTGCCTCGATGACTGTACCAGGAAGTACAAATACTGAGGTATTTCTTACTTATGTGACCCAGGTCTTACTGCCTCAGCTATGGAAAGGGGCAATTGTGGTCATGGATAACCTTAAAGTTCATCATGCCGAGCGTGTCAGAATTGCCATCGAGTCCGTCGGTGCAAAAGTCAAGTTTTTGCCGCCTTATTCTCCTGATTTATCACCTATTGAGCTTTGTTGGTCGAAACTGAAGCAATTCCTTCGTTCCTGTGAGGCACGTACTCCTGATTCACTCGACCAAGCGATGGCTCTTGCTGTAAATTACATTACCGAAGATGATGCCTTCGGTTGGTTTAACCACTGTGGTCTATTTACCTGA
- a CDS encoding DUF6737 family protein has product MSEQKPINPWNYKPWWCQPWSIVLTGVTLIGGSWLLFKTIWLTVLISIPVVTWMGFFVLFWPQLMIRSGILESYKD; this is encoded by the coding sequence ATGTCTGAACAAAAACCCATAAACCCCTGGAACTATAAACCTTGGTGGTGTCAACCCTGGTCTATAGTTCTCACAGGTGTAACCCTGATTGGGGGTAGCTGGTTACTATTTAAAACTATCTGGCTAACAGTTCTCATCTCCATCCCTGTAGTGACATGGATGGGGTTTTTTGTCTTGTTTTGGCCACAACTAATGATTCGCAGTGGGATTTTGGAGTCGTATAAGGACTAA
- a CDS encoding SIMPL domain-containing protein codes for MANTNNLTIATEQALVIIAPQTSSTNPNAAQILEVTGQGEVNVPTTLTEVQLGIQVEGKTATEVQEEVAQRSTAVVDVLQNLGAQELQTTSIQLNPVFSFENNTQTLTGFRGLNTLQFELPTDQAGGAIDTAIQAGANLIQNINFTASDEALQQARLQVLSEAVKDAQAQAGAVFSTLQLTPGKIIDIDINSAPNPSPSPLVFEAANRASFAADTTTPIIGSPQTIEASVSLDIGYSPNSAGTVASATDNLTGAIKQALAIVDPLTVRTNPNTTQILEVTGQGRVTVPTTLTEVQLGIQVEGKTATEVQEEVAQRSTAVVDVLQNLGAQELQTTSIQLNPVFSFENNTQTLTGFRGLNTLQFELPTDQAGGAIDTAIQAGANLIQNISFTASDEALQQARLQVLSEAVKDAQAQAGAVFSTLQLTPGKIIDIDINSAPNPSPSPLVFNLGADRAFAASSTPLIGGPQTIEASVSLDIAYSSAPAGTPI; via the coding sequence ATGGCTAACACAAATAATCTCACAATTGCCACTGAGCAGGCTCTTGTGATTATCGCTCCCCAGACTAGTAGCACTAATCCAAACGCTGCTCAGATATTGGAAGTTACTGGTCAAGGAGAAGTCAACGTTCCCACGACTTTAACTGAGGTGCAATTGGGGATTCAAGTAGAGGGAAAAACCGCAACCGAAGTTCAAGAAGAAGTTGCTCAACGTTCAACAGCAGTAGTTGATGTGCTGCAAAACCTTGGGGCGCAAGAACTTCAAACTACATCTATTCAACTAAATCCCGTCTTTAGCTTTGAAAATAATACTCAAACCCTAACTGGCTTTAGAGGACTCAACACACTTCAGTTTGAGTTACCAACAGATCAAGCTGGAGGAGCAATTGACACAGCTATCCAAGCAGGCGCGAATCTAATACAGAATATAAACTTCACTGCCTCAGACGAAGCATTGCAGCAGGCACGCTTGCAGGTTCTTAGCGAAGCGGTTAAAGACGCCCAAGCTCAGGCTGGGGCTGTTTTCAGTACCTTGCAGTTAACTCCCGGAAAGATTATTGACATTGATATTAACTCAGCTCCCAATCCTAGCCCATCTCCTTTGGTGTTTGAAGCAGCAAATAGGGCGTCTTTTGCAGCAGATACTACAACTCCTATAATTGGTAGCCCTCAGACGATAGAAGCTAGTGTTTCTCTAGATATCGGTTATTCTCCAAATTCAGCAGGCACTGTCGCTTCGGCTACTGATAATCTCACAGGTGCGATTAAGCAGGCTCTTGCGATCGTCGATCCCCTAACTGTTAGAACTAATCCAAACACTACTCAGATATTGGAAGTTACTGGTCAAGGAAGGGTCACTGTTCCCACGACTTTAACTGAGGTGCAATTGGGGATTCAAGTAGAGGGAAAAACCGCAACCGAAGTTCAAGAAGAAGTTGCTCAACGTTCAACAGCAGTAGTTGATGTGCTGCAAAACCTTGGGGCGCAAGAACTTCAAACTACATCTATTCAACTAAATCCTGTCTTTAGCTTTGAAAATAATACTCAAACCCTAACTGGCTTTAGAGGACTCAACACACTTCAGTTTGAGTTACCAACAGATCAAGCTGGAGGAGCAATTGACACAGCTATCCAAGCAGGCGCGAATCTAATACAGAATATAAGCTTCACTGCTTCAGACGAAGCATTGCAGCAGGCACGCTTGCAGGTTCTTAGCGAAGCGGTTAAAGACGCCCAAGCTCAGGCTGGGGCTGTTTTCAGTACCTTGCAGTTAACTCCCGGAAAGATTATTGACATTGATATTAACTCAGCTCCCAATCCTAGCCCATCTCCTTTGGTGTTTAATTTAGGAGCAGATAGAGCTTTTGCAGCAAGTAGTACACCTTTAATCGGTGGCCCTCAGACGATAGAAGCTAGTGTTTCTCTAGATATCGCTTATTCTTCAGCTCCAGCAGGTACTCCAATCTAG
- a CDS encoding DUF3466 family protein, whose amino-acid sequence MTAISLTASKSALAVSLYSVTDLGSLTGETFSFATDINDSGEVAINSLTSSFFYSNGSLQKISPLPGDNQLSVTGINNLGQVVGNSVASNNFTGNNPFLYSNGITQRLPIQNAIPYAINDRTQIVGGASGFGPFLYSDGITTSIGTPANVAYSLNNLGQVVGFLSSNTAFLYQNGLTTNLGALPVYQYSVANDINDLGQVVGSSGFSAVDDGRAFLYSSSTGIQDLGRLRPTDLFSFGTGINNLGQVVGFSGTNSNFFAPDGNGLRAFLYSDNTLYDLNDLIAPGSDAGFTLTAASAINNNGQIVGRGAVNGQLRAFLLTPTSSVSVPEPTSGVPILSFGVVVTLFAALKGKRNSSSAAIQQKLQVNKAIT is encoded by the coding sequence TTGACCGCAATCAGTCTTACTGCATCCAAGTCGGCATTGGCAGTATCTCTATACTCAGTTACTGACTTAGGCAGTCTTACAGGAGAAACCTTCAGTTTCGCTACAGACATCAATGACTCAGGTGAAGTAGCCATTAATTCTTTGACGAGTTCTTTTTTTTACAGCAATGGTTCACTTCAAAAAATTAGTCCCCTGCCTGGCGATAATCAACTTTCAGTAACTGGTATCAATAACTTGGGGCAAGTAGTTGGTAATTCGGTTGCGAGTAATAACTTTACTGGAAATAACCCTTTCCTATACAGCAATGGCATCACCCAACGCCTCCCTATCCAAAACGCTATTCCTTATGCCATTAACGATCGCACCCAAATAGTCGGGGGAGCAAGCGGATTTGGTCCTTTTTTATACAGTGATGGTATAACAACCAGCATAGGAACTCCTGCTAATGTTGCCTACAGTTTAAATAACTTGGGACAAGTAGTAGGCTTTCTCAGTTCAAACACAGCTTTTCTGTACCAAAACGGCCTAACTACTAATTTGGGAGCTTTGCCAGTTTACCAGTACAGCGTAGCAAATGATATTAATGACTTAGGACAAGTGGTTGGTAGTTCGGGATTCAGTGCCGTAGATGATGGTCGTGCTTTTCTGTACAGTTCCAGCACGGGAATCCAAGACCTCGGTAGGTTACGTCCTACAGATTTGTTCAGTTTTGGTACGGGGATCAATAATTTAGGTCAAGTAGTCGGGTTTTCTGGCACTAATAGTAACTTTTTTGCACCAGATGGCAATGGTTTGCGGGCTTTTCTTTATAGTGATAACACTCTGTACGATTTAAATGACCTGATTGCTCCTGGTTCAGATGCTGGCTTTACCTTGACAGCAGCATCTGCCATTAATAATAATGGACAAATTGTCGGTCGTGGTGCAGTTAATGGTCAATTACGCGCCTTCCTCTTGACGCCAACCTCATCTGTCTCTGTACCTGAACCAACTTCAGGCGTTCCCATTTTGTCGTTCGGTGTTGTTGTAACTTTATTTGCAGCACTCAAGGGCAAACGTAACTCTAGCAGTGCAGCTATACAACAAAAGCTTCAGGTAAATAAAGCCATTACTTGA
- a CDS encoding TauD/TfdA dioxygenase family protein: MSNKHIEVKQVAGFIGAEISGVDLSRPLHDDAVKEIRQALLKWKVVFFRGQNIDHAAQVAFTARFGEVTYAHPHEDEPIEGFSEILPIDRSRYERRNGLRRSSYESRWHTDVTAVVNPPAASILRAVNVPSFGGDTQWTNLVAAYEGLSAPLRSLADGLKAEHRFNARLNLPSNSKIAQRIAANPLVSIHPVVRVHPETGERALYVNPGFTSHILDVSRQESDLLLELFFNQITKPAYTTRFRWNNGDIAFWDNRATSHLAPQDLDHLEVERVLYRTTITGDVPVGPDGFRSQVVEGEAFNSQLPTVLKNQSDKLEAEPVLS, from the coding sequence ATGAGCAACAAACACATTGAAGTCAAGCAGGTAGCCGGTTTCATCGGTGCCGAAATCAGTGGTGTAGACCTTTCGCGTCCCTTGCACGATGATGCAGTCAAAGAAATTCGTCAAGCACTATTGAAGTGGAAAGTCGTGTTCTTTCGCGGTCAGAACATCGATCATGCTGCACAGGTTGCGTTCACCGCTCGTTTCGGCGAAGTTACCTACGCGCATCCCCACGAAGATGAGCCAATTGAAGGCTTCTCAGAAATACTGCCGATTGACCGCAGTCGTTACGAACGGCGGAACGGTCTGCGGCGTTCCAGCTACGAGAGCCGTTGGCATACCGATGTGACAGCAGTTGTCAACCCGCCTGCCGCATCGATTTTGCGTGCGGTTAACGTTCCCAGCTTCGGTGGTGATACCCAGTGGACTAACTTAGTCGCAGCCTACGAGGGTCTATCAGCACCCCTGCGATCGCTAGCAGACGGATTGAAAGCCGAACATCGCTTCAATGCGCGTTTGAATCTGCCCAGCAATAGCAAAATCGCCCAGCGCATTGCAGCCAATCCTTTGGTTTCAATCCACCCAGTCGTCAGGGTTCATCCTGAAACAGGCGAACGAGCATTATACGTGAATCCTGGCTTCACCTCGCACATTCTTGATGTGTCACGGCAAGAGAGCGACCTGCTGCTTGAGTTGTTCTTCAACCAGATCACCAAGCCTGCCTACACCACCCGCTTCCGATGGAACAACGGTGACATTGCCTTCTGGGACAATCGCGCCACCTCGCATTTAGCCCCGCAGGATCTGGATCATCTGGAAGTTGAGCGCGTCCTCTATCGCACCACCATCACGGGAGATGTTCCAGTCGGGCCCGATGGTTTCCGATCGCAAGTGGTTGAAGGTGAAGCGTTCAACAGCCAATTACCAACCGTCTTGAAGAACCAATCTGACAAACTCGAAGCAGAACCAGTGCTTTCGTAA
- a CDS encoding vWA domain-containing protein: MTSNNIEIVFSFDTTGSMYPCLTQVRRKIKNTVTRLIDEIPLIRIGIIAHGDYCDASSTYVTKIFNISGDVDAICDFVQNVEPTGGGDAPECYELVLHESQSLSWSKSATKSLVLIGDDIPHPPAHNPKKLNWRKELDKLAEAEITVYQEGEKGKVKGGKGTEWVNFSPQGIKPLS, translated from the coding sequence ATGACAAGTAATAATATTGAGATTGTTTTCAGTTTTGATACAACTGGAAGTATGTACCCTTGCCTTACTCAAGTACGGCGAAAAATTAAAAATACCGTTACCAGACTGATAGACGAAATTCCCTTAATTCGGATTGGGATTATTGCTCATGGTGACTACTGCGATGCAAGTTCAACTTATGTCACCAAAATATTTAACATATCCGGTGATGTTGATGCTATTTGTGATTTTGTGCAAAATGTCGAACCTACTGGTGGCGGAGATGCACCAGAATGTTATGAATTGGTATTACATGAATCCCAATCTTTATCTTGGTCAAAGTCAGCAACAAAATCACTGGTTTTGATTGGCGATGATATTCCCCATCCTCCAGCACACAATCCTAAAAAACTGAATTGGCGCAAAGAGTTAGATAAATTAGCTGAGGCAGAAATTACAGTTTACCAAGAAGGGGAAAAGGGGAAGGTGAAAGGGGGAAAGGGCACAGAATGGGTGAACTTTTCCCCACAAGGTATAAAGCCCCTGTCTTAA
- the ligA gene encoding NAD-dependent DNA ligase LigA → MTQIKPEVKRTEELRQLLQQASFAYYVLDAPIMEDAVYDQLYRELQQLEIQYPELATPDSPTQRVGERPATQFTSVRHNIPLYSLENAFNIDELQAWDQRWRRQVPKIDSVEYVCELKIDGSALALTYQNGILVRGATRGDGVTGEDITQNVRTIRSIPLRLNFEGLEILERVEVRGEAFLPLEVFKQINEERQKAGEQLFANPRNAAAGTLRQLDSRIVAKRRLDFFGYTLHIPGRDDASIANTQWEALELLEKMGFRVNPNHKLCASIAEVAKYYEYWDTERLNLPYMTDGVVVKLNSFKLQEQLGFTQKFPRWAIALKYPAEEAPTRVENIAVNVGRTGALTPLAEMRPVQLAGTTVSRATLHNSDRITQLDIRIGDTVIVRKAGEIIPEVLRVLKELRPSDTEPFVMPTHCPVCGQPVVRESGEAVTRCVNASCAAILKGSIEHWVSRDALDIKGLGEKLVHQLVDKGLVHSVADLYELTQSNLCALERMGEKSAEKLVDAIAQSKNQPWSRVLYGLGIRHVGSVNAQLLTQKYFTVDQLATAKQSDIEGIYGIGAEIAQSVYQWFRIDANQKLIERLQAEGLQLAATEETQTVGDVNQKLAGKTFVITGTLPTLKRDEAKALIQKAGGKVTESVSKKTDYLVVGEDAGSKLEKALSLGITQLSEPQLLEMLED, encoded by the coding sequence ATGACCCAGATTAAGCCGGAAGTAAAACGTACAGAAGAACTTCGCCAGTTATTGCAACAAGCAAGCTTTGCTTATTACGTTTTAGATGCTCCAATTATGGAGGATGCAGTCTATGACCAGCTATATCGAGAATTGCAACAACTGGAAATTCAATATCCAGAATTGGCGACTCCCGATAGTCCGACTCAGCGCGTGGGTGAAAGGCCAGCAACGCAGTTTACCTCGGTGCGGCATAATATCCCCCTGTACAGTCTTGAGAACGCATTTAATATTGATGAGTTGCAAGCTTGGGATCAGCGTTGGCGGCGACAAGTACCGAAAATAGACTCGGTGGAATATGTCTGTGAACTCAAAATTGATGGTTCTGCTTTGGCTCTTACCTATCAAAATGGCATTCTAGTAAGGGGTGCAACTAGGGGTGATGGGGTGACGGGTGAAGATATCACCCAAAATGTGCGGACAATTCGCTCAATTCCCTTACGTTTGAATTTTGAAGGGTTAGAAATTCTAGAAAGGGTGGAAGTACGCGGCGAGGCGTTTTTACCGTTGGAAGTATTTAAACAAATTAATGAGGAAAGACAAAAAGCAGGTGAGCAATTATTTGCCAATCCCCGTAATGCCGCAGCTGGTACACTCAGACAACTAGACTCGCGCATTGTTGCTAAACGGCGGTTAGATTTCTTTGGCTACACCTTGCACATTCCTGGTAGAGATGACGCTAGTATTGCCAATACCCAATGGGAAGCATTGGAGTTATTAGAAAAGATGGGTTTTCGAGTCAACCCCAATCACAAACTGTGTGCCTCGATCGCAGAAGTGGCAAAATATTATGAATACTGGGATACAGAACGGCTGAATTTACCCTACATGACTGATGGGGTAGTAGTAAAGCTGAATTCTTTTAAACTTCAAGAACAGCTAGGGTTTACGCAGAAATTCCCTCGCTGGGCGATCGCTCTAAAGTACCCAGCCGAAGAAGCGCCCACTCGTGTAGAAAATATTGCTGTGAATGTCGGACGAACGGGAGCGTTAACGCCGTTAGCCGAGATGCGCCCGGTGCAACTGGCGGGGACAACAGTTTCTCGCGCTACTTTACATAACAGCGATCGCATTACTCAATTAGACATCCGCATTGGCGATACTGTCATCGTCCGCAAAGCTGGGGAAATCATTCCAGAAGTGCTGAGGGTACTCAAAGAACTCCGTCCCTCTGACACTGAACCTTTCGTTATGCCCACCCATTGCCCAGTTTGTGGTCAACCAGTGGTGCGAGAATCGGGTGAGGCGGTAACTCGGTGCGTTAATGCTTCCTGTGCAGCAATTCTCAAAGGTTCTATTGAACATTGGGTAAGTCGTGATGCGTTGGATATTAAAGGCTTGGGGGAAAAGTTGGTGCATCAACTCGTTGATAAAGGTTTGGTGCATTCTGTTGCCGATTTATATGAGTTGACACAAAGCAACTTGTGTGCATTAGAAAGGATGGGGGAAAAGTCGGCAGAGAAGTTAGTGGATGCGATCGCTCAATCGAAAAACCAACCTTGGTCAAGGGTATTGTATGGTTTAGGCATCCGTCACGTTGGCAGCGTGAATGCCCAATTGTTGACTCAGAAATATTTCACTGTAGACCAGTTAGCGACAGCAAAGCAATCAGATATTGAAGGAATTTACGGTATCGGTGCTGAAATTGCCCAATCTGTGTACCAATGGTTTCGGATTGATGCCAATCAAAAGTTGATAGAACGCTTACAAGCAGAAGGATTGCAATTAGCTGCCACAGAGGAAACACAAACAGTTGGGGATGTTAATCAAAAGTTAGCAGGTAAAACTTTTGTAATTACGGGAACATTGCCAACCTTAAAGCGAGATGAAGCGAAGGCTTTGATTCAAAAAGCTGGTGGGAAAGTGACTGAATCGGTGAGTAAAAAAACAGATTATTTGGTAGTAGGAGAAGATGCAGGTTCTAAATTAGAAAAAGCACTTTCCTTGGGAATTACGCAATTAAGCGAGCCGCAATTGTTAGAGATGCTTGAGGATTGA
- a CDS encoding GUN4 domain-containing protein yields the protein MVWFYCADLLKFDKEAWKNFSDRVGWRVNQTWIDYEKVTFDTIAPEGYFPYYWYVTNNFMEEPLEGWKWLFRSAVAATRQPLRSAFVGNTNPLGFTTGQRTILLCQVFTAKSCKS from the coding sequence ATAGTTTGGTTTTATTGCGCCGACTTACTTAAATTTGATAAAGAAGCCTGGAAAAACTTTAGCGATCGCGTTGGATGGAGAGTGAATCAAACCTGGATTGACTACGAAAAAGTTACTTTTGATACCATAGCTCCAGAGGGATACTTCCCATATTATTGGTATGTGACTAATAATTTTATGGAGGAACCGTTAGAGGGGTGGAAGTGGCTCTTTCGGAGTGCAGTGGCAGCGACTCGCCAGCCCCTCCGCTCGGCGTTCGTAGGCAATACAAACCCGCTTGGCTTCACCACCGGACAGAGAACGATCTTACTGTGCCAGGTGTTCACAGCCAAAAGTTGTAAGTCCTAA